One part of the Flavobacterium johnsoniae UW101 genome encodes these proteins:
- a CDS encoding acetyl-CoA C-acyltransferase, protein MNKRVVIVSAVRTPIGSFMGGLSSVPAPKLGAAAIKGALSKINLDPKLVDEVFMGNVIQAGVGQAPARQAALFAGLSEEVAATTVNKVCASGMKAVMFAAQAIACGDAEIVVAGGMESMSLIPHYIQMRAGNKFGPATMLDGMQKDGLTDAYDNNAMGVCADLCASEYKISREKQDAFAIQSYERSAKAWDAGKFDNEVVPVEVPQRRGEPIIFSKDEEYTNVKLDKIPSLAPVFTKDGTVTAANASTINDGAAALVLMSEEKANALGLKPLAYIKGYADAAQEPKWFTTSPAKALPKALNKAGISISDVDYFEFNEAFSVVGLANAKILNLDNDKVNVNGGAVSLGHPLGASGARIIVTLLNVLEQNNAKTGAAAICNGGGGASAIVIERA, encoded by the coding sequence ATGAACAAAAGAGTTGTTATCGTTTCTGCCGTTAGAACACCTATCGGAAGTTTCATGGGCGGGTTATCTAGTGTACCTGCACCAAAATTAGGAGCTGCTGCCATAAAAGGAGCGCTTTCAAAAATTAATCTTGACCCAAAATTAGTCGATGAAGTTTTCATGGGGAATGTAATTCAGGCCGGAGTTGGACAAGCGCCAGCGCGTCAGGCTGCATTATTTGCCGGATTATCTGAAGAAGTTGCTGCCACAACAGTAAACAAAGTATGTGCATCCGGAATGAAAGCTGTAATGTTTGCTGCTCAGGCAATCGCATGCGGTGACGCTGAAATTGTAGTTGCGGGCGGAATGGAAAGCATGAGCTTGATTCCTCATTACATACAAATGCGTGCCGGAAACAAATTTGGTCCTGCAACTATGCTTGACGGAATGCAGAAAGACGGTTTAACAGATGCTTACGACAACAACGCAATGGGAGTTTGCGCTGATTTATGTGCATCTGAATACAAAATCAGCCGTGAAAAGCAAGATGCATTCGCAATTCAATCGTATGAAAGAAGTGCAAAAGCCTGGGATGCCGGAAAATTCGACAATGAAGTTGTACCTGTTGAAGTACCTCAGAGACGCGGTGAACCCATTATATTTTCAAAAGATGAAGAATATACTAATGTAAAATTAGATAAAATTCCATCTTTAGCCCCAGTTTTCACAAAAGACGGAACTGTAACTGCTGCAAATGCTTCAACAATCAACGACGGAGCAGCTGCTTTAGTTTTAATGTCTGAAGAAAAAGCAAATGCATTAGGTTTAAAACCTTTAGCTTACATAAAAGGCTACGCAGATGCTGCACAAGAACCAAAATGGTTTACAACAAGTCCGGCAAAAGCATTACCAAAAGCTTTAAACAAAGCAGGAATTTCAATCTCAGATGTTGATTATTTCGAATTCAACGAAGCTTTCTCTGTAGTTGGATTAGCCAATGCAAAAATATTAAACCTTGATAACGATAAAGTAAACGTAAACGGTGGTGCTGTTTCATTAGGACATCCGCTTGGAGCATCCGGAGCACGTATTATTGTAACTTTACTAAATGTTTTAGAACAAAACAATGCAAAAACCGGAGCTGCTGCAATTTGCAACGGCGGCGGTGGCGCATCGGCAATTGTTATCGAAAGAGCTTAA
- a CDS encoding AraC family transcriptional regulator, whose translation MKKENLYEPFTVSFETLDEYPDVGDRHNFFELVYILEGTGRQCINKNIFEYDPGHLFLLTPEDCHNFTIETKTKFFFLRFNDIYLKNSSLQNENIQRLEYILQNANHQPGCILKNDPDKCLVKVMIEAICREHQDKDVYNQELIQQLVNTLIIIVARNIAKYLPEQVTINTEAKAMDILQYIQNNIYYPEKIKAESISDYFGISNTYLGRYFKKHASETMQQYISNYKTKLIEHRLQFSEKRINEIAYEFGFTDESHFNKFFRKQKGYSPSEFRKTIRLSA comes from the coding sequence ATGAAAAAAGAAAACTTATATGAACCTTTTACGGTTTCTTTTGAAACGCTGGATGAATATCCGGATGTTGGAGATCGTCATAATTTTTTTGAACTGGTTTACATTTTGGAAGGTACAGGAAGACAGTGTATTAATAAGAATATATTTGAGTATGATCCAGGGCATTTGTTTTTATTGACGCCTGAGGATTGTCATAATTTTACAATTGAAACCAAAACGAAATTTTTCTTTTTGAGGTTTAATGATATTTATTTGAAAAATTCGAGTCTGCAGAATGAAAATATTCAGCGATTAGAATATATACTTCAAAACGCCAATCATCAGCCGGGCTGTATTCTTAAAAATGATCCTGATAAGTGTCTGGTAAAAGTAATGATTGAAGCAATCTGCCGAGAACATCAGGATAAAGATGTTTACAATCAGGAATTGATTCAGCAGTTGGTTAATACACTGATTATTATTGTGGCGAGAAATATCGCGAAATACTTGCCTGAACAAGTAACCATAAATACTGAGGCTAAAGCGATGGATATTCTACAATATATTCAGAACAATATCTATTATCCTGAAAAAATCAAAGCGGAATCTATTAGTGATTATTTTGGGATTTCGAATACGTATTTAGGACGTTATTTTAAGAAACACGCCAGCGAAACGATGCAACAGTATATTAGCAACTACAAAACGAAACTGATTGAACATCGTTTGCAATTTAGCGAGAAACGTATTAACGAAATTGCTTATGAATTTGGTTTTACGGATGAAAGCCATTTCAATAAGTTTTTTAGAAAGCAAAAAGGCTATAGTCCGTCTGAGTTTAGAAAGACGATTCGATTGAGTGCTTAG
- a CDS encoding ThuA domain-containing protein yields the protein MKKSITAIALFIISFFLHENCFSQASKKTKFKVLVLYENGGHHLAFSKAAKPWLNKLAAENNFTIDYIENTKTINESLLNQYRLFIQLDYPPYTWSEESMKAFQKYMNDGKGGWIGLHHATLLGEFDGYPIWNWFSDLMGGIRFVNYIPDFASAKVIVEDKVHPVMKGVPADFLVQKEEWYTYDKSPRKIVHVLASVDESTYQPDSKIKMGDHPVVWTNEHFTSRNVYIFMGHSPNLFDNKAYTALFKNAILWASNKK from the coding sequence ATGAAAAAATCAATTACGGCAATTGCATTATTTATCATAAGTTTTTTTCTTCACGAAAATTGTTTCAGTCAGGCATCGAAAAAAACAAAATTTAAAGTTTTAGTTTTATATGAAAACGGCGGACATCATCTGGCTTTTTCTAAAGCAGCAAAACCCTGGTTGAACAAACTGGCGGCCGAAAACAATTTTACAATAGATTATATTGAAAATACAAAGACAATTAATGAATCTCTTTTAAACCAATACCGTCTTTTTATACAACTCGATTATCCGCCTTACACATGGAGTGAAGAATCTATGAAAGCTTTTCAAAAATATATGAATGACGGCAAAGGAGGCTGGATAGGTCTGCATCATGCAACTTTATTAGGAGAATTTGATGGTTATCCTATCTGGAATTGGTTCTCTGATTTAATGGGCGGTATTAGATTCGTTAACTATATACCTGATTTTGCCAGTGCAAAAGTTATTGTTGAAGATAAAGTGCATCCTGTAATGAAAGGAGTTCCCGCTGATTTTCTGGTACAAAAAGAAGAATGGTACACTTATGACAAAAGTCCGCGCAAAATTGTTCACGTTTTAGCTTCTGTAGATGAGTCGACTTATCAGCCGGATTCAAAAATAAAAATGGGAGATCACCCTGTTGTTTGGACAAATGAGCATTTTACATCCCGAAATGTTTATATTTTTATGGGACATTCTCCCAATTTATTTGATAATAAAGCCTACACTGCTCTTTTTAAAAATGCAATTTTATGGGCTTCAAATAAAAAATAA
- a CDS encoding GNAT family N-acetyltransferase, whose protein sequence is MIQKVNEKEYNDLISVWESSVKATHHFLTLEDFNFYKELIPTYFKSVSLHCIKNENHTIIGFIGTHEESLEMLFVTADEIGNGIGKKLLLHAIENLGVTKVDVNKDNTQAAAFYNHFGFELKSTSDVDGCGKPYPILHLELAK, encoded by the coding sequence ATGATCCAAAAGGTTAACGAAAAAGAATACAATGATCTGATTTCGGTTTGGGAATCTTCGGTTAAAGCAACACACCACTTTTTGACACTCGAAGATTTCAACTTTTACAAAGAACTTATTCCAACTTATTTTAAAAGTGTTTCATTGCATTGCATAAAAAACGAAAATCATACAATTATTGGTTTTATTGGCACTCACGAAGAAAGTTTAGAAATGCTTTTTGTAACAGCAGATGAAATTGGTAATGGTATTGGAAAAAAACTTCTGCTGCATGCAATCGAAAATTTAGGCGTTACAAAAGTCGATGTAAACAAAGACAATACGCAAGCTGCAGCATTTTATAACCATTTCGGTTTCGAATTAAAATCTACTTCTGATGTTGACGGCTGCGGAAAACCTTACCCTATTCTGCATTTAGAATTAGCAAAATAA
- a CDS encoding C40 family peptidase: MFGICNLAIVPVRAEASDRSEIVTQLLFGEHIEILERHNQWARIRIQYDDYEGWVDSKQYQVISKEQFDLLSKEAIILNADLIDYITAPNNLLLPIPLGASLSFLNNNEINTSNFDFEGTKTSGVKPKSALIKTAFMYLNAPYLWGGKTPFGIDCSGFTQMVYKLNGYKIHRDASQQALEGEALSFIEESEVGDLAFFDNDEGNIIHVGIIMENNYIIHASGKVRIDRLDHLGIYNPELKKHTHKLRVIKKII; this comes from the coding sequence ATGTTTGGAATTTGTAATCTAGCCATAGTACCCGTTCGAGCTGAAGCCAGCGACAGAAGTGAAATTGTTACACAGCTCTTGTTTGGCGAGCATATCGAAATTTTAGAACGTCATAATCAATGGGCGCGAATCAGAATTCAATATGATGATTACGAAGGCTGGGTAGATTCTAAGCAATATCAGGTAATTTCAAAAGAGCAGTTCGATTTGTTGAGCAAAGAAGCCATTATTCTAAATGCTGATTTAATTGACTACATCACTGCACCAAACAATCTATTGCTTCCAATTCCGCTTGGAGCTTCTTTATCTTTTTTAAACAATAACGAAATCAATACTTCAAATTTTGATTTTGAAGGAACCAAAACCAGCGGCGTAAAACCTAAAAGTGCATTAATCAAAACTGCTTTTATGTATTTGAATGCTCCCTATTTATGGGGCGGAAAAACTCCTTTTGGCATTGATTGTTCAGGCTTTACCCAAATGGTTTATAAATTGAATGGCTATAAAATTCATCGTGATGCTTCTCAGCAGGCACTTGAAGGCGAAGCTTTAAGTTTTATCGAAGAAAGTGAAGTTGGCGATTTAGCCTTTTTTGATAACGACGAAGGCAATATCATTCATGTCGGCATCATTATGGAAAACAATTACATCATTCACGCAAGTGGAAAAGTCCGCATTGACCGCTTGGATCATTTAGGAATTTACAATCCTGAACTAAAAAAACACACTCACAAACTGCGTGTTATCAAAAAAATCATATAA
- a CDS encoding phospholipase A, producing MYLKYILACVVLLTIKANSQIVEDKKNFRAADSLLKEHSFSVHKDNYFLTGIPLDEDITRNTADVKYQVSFKLRLNSKPLWGGFFPYLMYTQKAFWDIYANSKPFSEINFNPGVAIVRPFYLKGGRLTYGTISLEHESNGRDSIYSRTWNMLAFSLKSQVSPRWTVGLRGWIPLVDKEDNPGLTKYVGYGEASATYQIQPGRWSADVLFRKGSGLINYGSLQTQLNWRPYKDENYYLTLQWFVGYTESLIDYQEHKSMIRLGFTIKPENMGIF from the coding sequence ATGTACTTAAAATATATACTAGCATGCGTTGTTTTGTTAACAATTAAAGCAAATTCACAAATTGTAGAAGATAAAAAAAATTTCCGTGCAGCAGATTCGCTGCTCAAAGAACATAGTTTTTCTGTCCATAAGGATAATTATTTTTTAACCGGAATTCCTCTAGATGAAGATATTACGCGTAACACAGCCGATGTCAAATATCAGGTTAGTTTTAAACTCCGATTAAACTCAAAACCTTTGTGGGGCGGTTTTTTCCCTTATTTAATGTATACTCAAAAGGCTTTTTGGGATATTTATGCAAATTCAAAACCCTTTTCAGAAATTAACTTTAATCCCGGAGTAGCAATTGTTCGTCCGTTTTATTTAAAAGGAGGAAGGCTGACCTATGGAACCATTTCATTAGAACATGAATCAAACGGAAGAGATTCTATTTACTCCAGAACCTGGAATATGCTTGCTTTTTCGTTAAAATCTCAGGTTTCGCCGCGATGGACTGTTGGACTTAGAGGATGGATTCCGCTTGTTGACAAAGAAGACAATCCCGGACTTACAAAATATGTAGGCTACGGCGAAGCAAGCGCAACTTACCAGATACAACCCGGAAGATGGAGTGCAGATGTTCTTTTTAGAAAAGGAAGCGGTCTTATCAATTACGGTTCTTTACAAACACAATTAAACTGGAGACCTTATAAAGATGAAAATTATTATCTCACCTTGCAATGGTTTGTGGGATATACCGAAAGTTTAATTGACTATCAGGAACACAAAAGCATGATACGTCTTGGGTTTACTATAAAACCAGAAAATATGGGAATTTTTTAA
- a CDS encoding YheT family hydrolase, translated as MPLIEQSEYTFPSIIHRNRHVSTIYAALFKKFEVPEYTREKHELNDGDFINIDFVLNDSKKAVILCHGLEGDSRRTYNNSCAAYFLQKEFSVFAWNNRTCGGEMNRLPRLYHHGAVDDLDEVVQFVLRKGFDDVYLIGYSMGGVQLLNYFGWTKIDKRIKAGVSISVPTHIATSAAVLKQGFNRVYLKNFTIDIKRKLKYKAAQFPDFINRDQIDKISSFDEVDHYFTAPLHGFASREDYYQRVSPEFSLKNITTPVLIINSLDDPFLGERCYPRAIAQDSEYVYLETPKYGGHCAFPLRDSMYSYAEKRAYDFFESREKNAQIIKA; from the coding sequence ATGCCGCTAATCGAACAGTCAGAATATACTTTCCCTTCTATTATTCATCGCAACAGGCATGTCTCAACTATTTATGCCGCTTTGTTTAAAAAATTTGAAGTTCCGGAATATACAAGAGAGAAACATGAACTCAATGATGGAGATTTTATCAACATTGATTTTGTTTTAAACGATTCGAAAAAAGCAGTTATTTTATGTCATGGTCTAGAAGGAGATTCCCGTAGAACTTATAATAACAGCTGCGCAGCTTATTTTCTACAGAAAGAGTTTTCTGTTTTTGCCTGGAACAACCGCACTTGTGGAGGAGAAATGAACCGCCTGCCAAGACTTTATCATCATGGTGCAGTTGATGATTTAGACGAAGTGGTTCAGTTTGTTTTGAGAAAAGGTTTTGATGATGTTTATTTGATTGGTTATTCAATGGGAGGTGTTCAGCTTTTAAATTATTTTGGCTGGACTAAAATTGATAAGCGTATAAAAGCAGGAGTTTCTATTTCTGTGCCTACACATATTGCAACAAGTGCTGCAGTACTCAAACAAGGTTTTAACAGGGTATATTTAAAGAATTTTACGATTGATATAAAAAGAAAACTAAAATATAAAGCAGCTCAGTTTCCGGATTTTATAAATCGAGATCAAATTGACAAAATTTCATCTTTTGACGAAGTTGATCATTACTTTACAGCACCTCTGCATGGTTTTGCAAGTCGTGAGGATTACTACCAGCGTGTTTCTCCCGAATTTTCTCTTAAAAACATTACCACTCCGGTTTTAATTATTAATTCTCTTGATGATCCTTTTTTAGGCGAAAGATGTTATCCAAGGGCTATTGCACAAGACAGTGAATATGTTTATCTTGAAACTCCAAAATATGGCGGACATTGTGCTTTTCCGCTTCGTGATTCTATGTATTCTTATGCAGAGAAAAGAGCCTATGACTTTTTTGAATCTCGTGAAAAAAATGCTCAGATTATCAAAGCTTAG
- a CDS encoding DUF3291 domain-containing protein, which yields MSHYHLAEINIAKMKGVNINDPIMKEFVDNLDTVNTLAEESEGFVWRLKDDTDSYNATSLNPYNDEQIIINVSVWESIETLEHYMYKTFHSDFLRRRKEWFQKFGKAHTAIWWIPKGHIPTMEEAVEKLDYLQKNGPSELVFDLRNKYLMPVNP from the coding sequence ATGAGTCATTATCATCTTGCCGAAATTAATATTGCAAAAATGAAAGGGGTAAACATCAACGACCCCATAATGAAAGAATTCGTAGACAATTTAGACACTGTAAATACTTTAGCCGAAGAAAGTGAAGGTTTTGTCTGGAGACTAAAAGATGACACTGATAGTTACAACGCTACAAGCCTGAATCCGTACAATGACGAACAAATTATTATTAATGTATCGGTTTGGGAAAGTATCGAAACTTTAGAACATTATATGTACAAAACTTTTCACAGTGACTTTTTAAGACGCCGAAAAGAATGGTTCCAAAAATTCGGTAAAGCGCATACGGCTATTTGGTGGATTCCTAAAGGACATATTCCAACCATGGAAGAAGCCGTAGAAAAATTAGATTACCTCCAAAAAAACGGTCCGTCAGAATTAGTTTTCGATCTTCGAAACAAATATCTAATGCCGGTTAATCCATAG
- a CDS encoding MFS transporter gives MHPKNKSIYTLQFILLCMSSLLFSSSFNMIIPELPSYLSSLGGAEYKGFIISLFTLTAAISRPFSGKLTDKWGRVPVMAVGSVVCLICGFLYPILSSVSGFLFLRLVHGFSTGFKPTATSAYVADIIPQERWGEALGMHGLCFSIGGALGPALGGMVVNAYGIDVMFYSSSFLAFLSIVIVMNMKETLAAKEKLHKSMFYIGRKDIIDIGALPAGVITFFSYTAYGLILTLIPDWSEHLGAENKGVFFTAFTIASVLVRFGAGKVSDRHGRTNVILAGLIVTSIALFVISTGNSITVLLTGAAIYGMGTGILSPAINAWTIDLSNPQHRGKAIATMYISMELGIGLGALLGGSYYSDQISRIPQIMKVDILVLFMGVLYLLYWKRKSANKKIQNN, from the coding sequence ATGCATCCTAAAAATAAATCAATTTATACTCTTCAATTCATTTTGCTTTGCATGAGTTCTCTTTTGTTCTCGTCGAGTTTTAATATGATTATTCCGGAGCTTCCGAGTTATTTAAGCAGTTTGGGCGGGGCAGAATATAAAGGATTTATTATTTCGCTTTTTACACTAACAGCTGCTATATCAAGACCTTTTAGCGGTAAGCTTACAGATAAATGGGGGCGTGTTCCTGTAATGGCTGTTGGATCTGTTGTATGTTTGATTTGTGGTTTTTTGTATCCAATACTAAGTTCAGTTTCGGGATTTTTGTTTTTGCGTTTGGTTCATGGTTTTTCAACTGGATTTAAACCAACAGCAACTTCTGCTTATGTTGCAGATATTATTCCGCAGGAACGCTGGGGCGAAGCTTTAGGAATGCATGGTTTGTGTTTTAGTATTGGCGGAGCTTTAGGGCCTGCGCTGGGCGGAATGGTTGTAAATGCGTATGGAATTGATGTAATGTTTTACAGTTCTTCGTTTCTTGCTTTTTTGTCTATCGTTATTGTAATGAATATGAAAGAAACTTTAGCCGCAAAAGAAAAACTTCATAAATCGATGTTTTATATTGGAAGAAAAGATATTATTGATATTGGAGCGCTTCCTGCCGGAGTTATTACTTTTTTTTCTTATACGGCTTATGGTCTAATACTTACTTTAATTCCGGATTGGAGCGAACATCTGGGGGCAGAAAATAAAGGAGTATTTTTTACGGCGTTTACGATTGCTTCTGTTTTAGTACGATTTGGTGCTGGAAAAGTTTCTGACAGACACGGACGTACAAATGTTATACTCGCAGGATTAATTGTTACTTCTATTGCATTATTTGTAATTAGTACCGGAAATAGTATTACAGTACTTTTAACAGGAGCCGCTATTTACGGAATGGGTACAGGTATATTATCACCGGCAATTAATGCATGGACTATCGATTTGAGTAATCCGCAGCACCGTGGAAAAGCCATAGCCACAATGTATATTTCTATGGAGTTAGGAATTGGTTTGGGTGCTTTACTTGGAGGAAGTTACTATAGCGATCAAATATCCCGTATTCCTCAAATAATGAAAGTAGATATTCTGGTCTTGTTTATGGGAGTTCTGTATCTTTTATACTGGAAAAGAAAATCTGCCAATAAAAAGATACAGAACAATTAA
- a CDS encoding aldo/keto reductase: MEYRKLGNSELELSAITYGAFAIGGTMWGGTEKKDSIESVQASIDHGVTTIDTAPFYGFGLSEEMIGEAIKPYDRSKIQLLTKFGLVWDGSNNGKGDFFFEADDNGKKVPIYKYSSKANVIKEIEESLKRLQTDYIDLLQIHWPDSTTPISETMEAVETLIQQGKIRAFGVSNYNIAQIQEAQKTVQIASNQVAYSMLNRGIEADLIPFTVAENIGIIAYSPMERGLLTGKYFTDSKLKENDHRNGYFGKFDLQQVKTLIEELSSLAHSKHISISQLVLRWTTLQKGISIVLAGARNAEQAISNAKTMDFDLSASELEFINHAIAKIK; the protein is encoded by the coding sequence ATGGAATATAGAAAACTAGGAAACTCAGAACTTGAATTATCAGCAATTACATACGGTGCATTTGCTATTGGCGGAACCATGTGGGGCGGAACAGAAAAGAAAGACTCAATAGAATCTGTTCAAGCTTCTATCGATCACGGCGTTACCACAATCGACACTGCTCCTTTTTACGGATTTGGTTTAAGTGAAGAAATGATCGGTGAAGCTATAAAACCTTATGATCGTTCTAAAATTCAATTACTTACCAAATTTGGTTTGGTTTGGGACGGCAGCAACAACGGAAAAGGCGATTTCTTTTTCGAAGCAGACGATAACGGTAAAAAAGTTCCAATTTACAAATACTCATCAAAAGCAAACGTAATTAAAGAAATCGAAGAAAGTTTAAAACGCCTTCAAACCGATTATATCGATTTACTGCAAATTCACTGGCCAGATTCAACAACTCCAATTTCTGAAACAATGGAAGCTGTTGAAACTTTAATTCAGCAAGGAAAAATTAGAGCATTCGGAGTAAGTAATTATAATATTGCACAAATTCAGGAAGCACAAAAAACAGTTCAAATAGCTTCAAACCAAGTAGCTTACAGTATGCTGAATCGCGGAATCGAAGCAGATTTAATTCCGTTTACAGTTGCAGAAAACATTGGAATCATTGCTTACAGCCCAATGGAAAGAGGTTTATTGACTGGAAAATATTTCACAGACAGCAAATTAAAAGAAAACGACCATAGAAACGGTTATTTCGGAAAATTCGATTTGCAGCAGGTAAAAACCTTAATCGAAGAATTAAGCTCTTTAGCGCATTCAAAACACATTTCAATTTCACAATTGGTTTTACGCTGGACAACTTTACAAAAAGGAATTTCAATTGTTCTAGCAGGTGCCAGAAACGCAGAACAAGCTATTTCAAACGCCAAAACAATGGATTTCGATTTATCAGCTTCAGAATTGGAGTTTATTAATCATGCAATTGCTAAAATAAAATAA
- a CDS encoding NAD(P)H-dependent oxidoreductase, with protein sequence MKKIFIINGGQKFAHSGGQFNKTVQDWTVEFLSKNNNYEIKTTHIEDEIDLQKEVEKFVWADLIIYHTPVWWFQIPNLFKKYIDDVFTQGHNNGIYKSDGRSRVNPDINYGTGGLLHGRKYMLTTSWNAPATAFTLPGEFFEETSVDDGVMFGFHKMNKFTGMERINGFHFHDVEKGATPENIVIFKEQYTKHLEETFKTL encoded by the coding sequence ATGAAAAAGATATTTATAATTAACGGCGGACAAAAATTCGCGCATTCAGGAGGACAATTCAATAAAACCGTTCAGGATTGGACAGTTGAATTTCTTTCTAAAAACAATAATTACGAAATAAAAACAACTCACATTGAAGACGAAATAGATCTTCAAAAAGAAGTAGAAAAATTCGTTTGGGCAGATTTAATTATCTATCACACACCCGTTTGGTGGTTTCAAATTCCTAATCTTTTCAAAAAATATATCGATGATGTTTTCACGCAAGGACACAACAACGGAATCTACAAAAGCGACGGAAGAAGCCGTGTAAACCCAGACATCAATTACGGAACCGGCGGACTTTTACACGGACGCAAATACATGCTTACTACAAGCTGGAATGCACCTGCAACAGCATTTACACTTCCGGGGGAATTCTTTGAAGAAACTTCTGTTGATGACGGCGTAATGTTTGGTTTCCACAAAATGAACAAATTTACCGGAATGGAACGCATAAACGGATTTCATTTTCATGATGTTGAAAAAGGTGCAACACCAGAAAATATTGTTATCTTTAAAGAACAGTACACCAAACATTTAGAAGAAACCTTTAAAACTTTATAA
- a CDS encoding SMI1/KNR4 family protein, with the protein MAKFSLSKTDFRINDTIVQLPAAIDVLKKALGDCRYIKKQYNHIYTWDDLGIMAFSKEGKQAESLAIEFEVKKYDYCAKSIFTGEFIFDGQELFQYYENNKNQLVKLFKGDRSGAFILNGISIWFDKEDGKITSLSISPYEEKEKKISAPLDPEFKAFKPLWQEWISEINKIVSSSNAYYNLTEGISTEDIQEHIELEDDIKIPPALINFYKVQNVDYDPVTAAFQFGINNWSYDLIPFQDIAEEWNSIQDLQFDEDDLPEQELDFEKINTNNYTNPKWIPFATGRNGDYLLYDTDPASKGKFGQIIELQNESWSRIIVADSLEELIQNEINNLKAGKNEHFDFIIGKEN; encoded by the coding sequence TTGGCAAAGTTTTCATTATCTAAAACAGATTTCAGAATAAACGATACAATTGTTCAACTTCCAGCTGCTATAGATGTTTTAAAAAAAGCTTTGGGTGACTGCCGATATATCAAAAAACAATACAATCATATTTATACCTGGGACGATCTAGGCATTATGGCTTTTTCTAAAGAAGGCAAACAAGCAGAAAGTCTAGCAATTGAATTTGAGGTTAAAAAATATGATTATTGCGCAAAAAGCATCTTTACCGGCGAATTTATATTTGATGGTCAAGAATTATTCCAATACTACGAAAACAACAAAAATCAGCTTGTAAAACTCTTTAAAGGAGACAGAAGCGGCGCTTTTATCCTTAACGGAATCAGTATTTGGTTTGATAAAGAAGATGGCAAAATTACAAGTCTCAGCATTTCTCCTTACGAAGAAAAAGAAAAGAAAATCTCAGCGCCTCTTGATCCTGAATTCAAAGCATTCAAACCTTTATGGCAGGAATGGATTTCAGAAATAAATAAAATTGTTTCAAGCAGCAATGCCTATTACAATTTAACAGAAGGCATTTCTACAGAAGATATTCAGGAACATATCGAACTTGAAGATGATATTAAAATACCGCCGGCCTTAATTAATTTTTACAAGGTTCAAAATGTAGATTACGATCCTGTAACTGCTGCTTTTCAGTTTGGAATAAATAACTGGAGTTATGATTTAATTCCGTTTCAGGACATTGCAGAAGAATGGAATTCGATACAAGATTTACAATTTGACGAAGACGATTTACCAGAACAGGAACTAGATTTCGAAAAAATCAACACTAATAATTACACTAACCCAAAATGGATTCCGTTTGCTACAGGAAGAAATGGTGATTACTTATTGTACGATACAGATCCAGCTTCAAAAGGAAAATTCGGCCAAATCATCGAACTTCAAAACGAATCCTGGTCGCGCATCATTGTGGCAGATTCATTAGAAGAATTAATCCAGAACGAAATCAACAATTTAAAAGCTGGTAAAAACGAGCATTTTGATTTTATTATTGGTAAAGAAAATTAA
- a CDS encoding putative quinol monooxygenase, whose protein sequence is MISITAIIKSKKENLIEVQNMITHLVTETRKEEACIRYDLHTTENVFIIWEEWKDQIGLDLHNNQSYLVDFITKSEALLSAPVQVYKTAQIL, encoded by the coding sequence ATGATCTCAATCACCGCAATCATTAAAAGTAAAAAAGAAAATCTTATAGAAGTTCAAAATATGATTACACATCTGGTTACAGAAACCAGAAAAGAAGAAGCATGCATTCGCTACGATCTTCACACTACAGAGAATGTGTTTATTATTTGGGAAGAATGGAAAGATCAAATCGGACTTGATTTACACAACAATCAGTCGTATTTAGTCGATTTCATTACAAAAAGCGAAGCTTTACTATCAGCTCCCGTTCAGGTTTATAAAACGGCACAAATTCTATAA